A stretch of DNA from bacterium:
GCTCTTGGCGGCGCGGCGGGGCAAGAAGCGGATCGGCCGGTCCGAACTGGACGAGGCGATCGAGCGGGTGATCGCGGGGCCGCAGCGGAAGAGCCGGATCCTATCGCCGAAGGAACGCGAGCTCACCGCTTACCACGAGGCGGGGCACGCGCTGCTCGGCAAGCTCTTGCCGCAGGCCAACCCGCCGCACAAGGTGACGATCCTCCCGCGCGGGATGGCCCTCGGCTACACCCTCTCGCTGCCGGAGGACGACAAGTACAGTCAGACCCGCGGTGAGATGCGGGCGGAGATCGCGGTGCTGCTCGGCGGCCGCGTGGCGGAGGAGATCGTGTTCGGCGAGATCACGACCGGGGCGGCGAACGACTTCGAGAAGGCGACCGATCTCGCCCGCAAGATGGTGACGGAGTTCGGCATGTCGGACCGGCTCGGTCCCCTCGCGCTCGGCAGCAAGCACGGGCCGGTGTTCCTGGGGCGCGACCTCGTGAAGAGCCGCAACTACTCCGACGAGATCGCCTACGAGATCGACAAGGAAATGCGGCGGATCATCGACGAGTGCCGCACGCGCGCGCATCAAGTGCTGACTGTCAACCGACCGGCGCTGGAGCGTGTCGCCAAGGCGCTCCTGGCGAGGGAGACGCTCGACGCCGAGGAGCTGGATCTGGTCGTTGCGGGCCGTGCTCTCGCGGCGGCGTAGTCAGCGCGACGCGTAGGCGGGCTGCACCCTGATGCGCTCTTCCAGCGCCGCGCACCGCTCCTCGTTGCCGGCGGCGCCCTCCGGCACGTTCACGCTGACGCGCACCGGCGGGCGCACGCCCGCGGCCAGCAGCCGCTCGATCACCGCGGCGATAATCATATTCATGATGATGGTGGTGGCGACCGTCGACGTGCCGCCCACCCGCTCGGACACCCCGTCGATGGCGACGAGCGCGTCCCCTCGCGGCCCGCAGGTGTCGATGACGTAGTCGGCGACCTCGAAGAGCCGCCTGCCGCTGGAGTGGCGCGACGGGACGTCCCGCGA
This window harbors:
- a CDS encoding cell division protein FtsH — protein: LLAARRGKKRIGRSELDEAIERVIAGPQRKSRILSPKERELTAYHEAGHALLGKLLPQANPPHKVTILPRGMALGYTLSLPEDDKYSQTRGEMRAEIAVLLGGRVAEEIVFGEITTGAANDFEKATDLARKMVTEFGMSDRLGPLALGSKHGPVFLGRDLVKSRNYSDEIAYEIDKEMRRIIDECRTRAHQVLTVNRPALERVAKALLARETLDAEELDLVVAGRALAAA